In Bubalus bubalis isolate 160015118507 breed Murrah chromosome 3, NDDB_SH_1, whole genome shotgun sequence, a genomic segment contains:
- the EPN2 gene encoding epsin-2 isoform X5 produces MTTSSIRRQMKNIVNNYSEAEIKVREATSNDPWGPSSSLMTEIADLTYNVVAFSEIMSMVWKRLNDHGKNWRHVYKALTLLDYLIKTGSERVAQQCRENIFAIQTLKDFQYVDRDGKDQGVNVREKAKQLVALLKDEERLKAERAQALKTKERMAQVATGMGSNQITFGRGSSQPNLSTSYSEQEYGKAGGSPASYHGSPEASLCPQHRTGPLRGQSEEPPPSQRPPFLLRPGPPSCPASDPAQPCLSWDRAAQATSPRVSSELEQARPQTSGEEELQLQLALAMSREVAEQEERLRRGDDLRLQMALEESRRDTVKVPKKKEQHGSHPQQTTLLDLMDALPSAGPAAQKAEPWGPSTSASQTNPWGAPAAPASTADPWPSFGKDPSGAKPAASVDPWGAPTGAGTHSAPKGSDPWAAPQQPAPSAGKAADPWAAASAAKPVSSSAKAASPPTQNSGTSSPDPFESQPLTVASSKPSSARKTPESFLGPNAALVNLDSLVTRPAPPAQALNPFLAPGAATASAPVNPFQVNQPQPLTLNQLRGSPVLGGSASFGPSPGVEPVAVASMTSAASHPGLGASSSSLPPLGPAAMNMVGSLGVPPSATQATGTTNPFLL; encoded by the exons ATGACGACCTCGTCCATCAGACGGCAGATGAAAAACATTGTCAACAACTACTCGGAAGCTGAGATAAAAGTGCGGGAAGCCACCTCCAATGACCCATGGGGCCCGTCCAGCTCCCTGATGACAGAGATTGCAGACCTGACCTACAACGTGGTGGCCTTCTCGGAGATCATGAGCATGGTGTGGAAGCGGCTCAACGACCACGGCAAGAACTGGCGGCACGTGTACAAGGCGCTGACGCTGCTTGACTACCTCATCAAGACGGGCTCCGAGCGCGTGGCCCAGCAGTGCCGCGAGAACATCTTTGCCATCCAGACCCTGAAGGACTTCCAGTACGTTGACCGTGACGGCAAGGACCAGGGGGTCAACGTGCGTGAGAAGGCCAAGCAGCTGGTGGCCCTGCTGAAGGACGAGGAGCGGCTTAAGGCCGAGCGGGCCCAGGCTCTCAAGACCAAGGAGCGCATGGCCCAGGTGGCCACTGGCATGGGCAGCAACCAGATCACCTTTGGCCGGGGCTCCAGCCAGCCCAACCTGTCCACCAGCTACTCGGAgcaggagtacggcaaggctgggGGGTCGCCGGCTTCCTACCATGGCT CACCCGAGGCCTCGCTGTGTCCCCAGCACCGCACTGGGCCCCTGCGGGGTCAGAGCGAGGAGCCACCGCCGAGCCAGCGCCCGCCCTTCCTGCTGCGCCCGGGGCCACCCTCCTGCCCAGCCAGTGACCcggcccagccctgcctctcttGGGACCGTGCAGCCCAAG CCACTTCCCCACGGGTGTCCTCGGAGCTGGAGCAGGCGAGGCCGCAGACGAGCGGGGAGGAGGAGCTGCAGCTGCAGCTGGCGCTGGCCATGAGCAGAGAGGTGGCTGAGCAG GAAGAGCGCCTTAGGCGGGGCGATGACCTCAGGCTGCAGATGGCCCTGGAGGAGAGCCGCCGAGACACGGTTAAAGTTCCAAAAAAGAAAGAG CAGCACGGCTCCCACCCGCAGCAGACCACGCTGTTGGACCTGATGGACGCCCTGCCCAGCGCAGGCCCTGCTGCCCAGAAGGCGGAGCCCTGGGGCCCGTCCACCTCCGCCAGCCAGACCAACCCCTGGGGTGCTCCGGCAGCCCCGGCCAGCACTGCGGACCCCTGGCCGTCGTTCGGTAAAGACCCCTCTG GTGCCAAGCCAGCCGCCTCCGTCGACCCGTGGGGGGCACCCACAGGAGCCGGCACACACTCTGCTCCCAAGGGCTCGGACCCCTGGGCTGCCCCACAGCAGCCAGCCCCCAGCGCTGGGAAAGCCGCTGACCCCTGGGCTGCAGCCTCGGCTGCCAAGCCTGTGTCTTCCTCTG CCAAGGCAGCCTCTCCGCCGACCCAGAACAGTGGAACCTCCAGCCCTGATCCCTTTGAGTCTCAGCCCCTGACTGTCGCCTCGAGCAAGCCCAGTAGTGCCCGGAAAACCCCAGAGTCCTTCCTGGGCCCCAACGCGGCCCTGGTCAACCTGGACTCACTGGTGACCAGGCCAGCCCCGCCAGCACAGGCCCTCAACCCCTTCCTGGCACCAG GTGCCGCCACGGCCTCGGCCCCTGTCAACCCCTTCCAGGTGAACCAGCCGCAGCCGCTGACGCTGAACCAGCTGCGGGGGAGCCCAGTGCTAGGGGGCAGTGCGTCCTTTGGTCCTAGCCCAGGCGTGGAGCCTGTGGCTGTGGCCTCCATGACCTCCGCGGCCTCCCACCCAGGCCTGGGGGCCAGcagctcctccctgcctcctctgggCCCTGCTGCGATGAACATGGTGGGCAGCCTGGGTGTACCCCCGTCGGCAACTCAGGCCACCGGCACAACCAACCCATTCCTCCTCTAG
- the EPN2 gene encoding epsin-2 isoform X7, translated as MTTSSIRRQMKNIVNNYSEAEIKVREATSNDPWGPSSSLMTEIADLTYNVVAFSEIMSMVWKRLNDHGKNWRHVYKALTLLDYLIKTGSERVAQQCRENIFAIQTLKDFQYVDRDGKDQGVNVREKAKQLVALLKDEERLKAERAQALKTKERMAQVATGMGSNQITFGRGSSQPNLSTSYSEQEYGKAGGSPASYHGSTSPRVSSELEQARPQTSGEEELQLQLALAMSREVAEQEERLRRGDDLRLQMALEESRRDTVKVPKKKEHGSHPQQTTLLDLMDALPSAGPAAQKAEPWGPSTSASQTNPWGAPAAPASTADPWPSFGAKPAASVDPWGAPTGAGTHSAPKGSDPWAAPQQPAPSAGKAADPWAAASAAKPVSSSGSFDLFSNLNGTIKDDFSEFDNLRTSKTAAKAASPPTQNSGTSSPDPFESQPLTVASSKPSSARKTPESFLGPNAALVNLDSLVTRPAPPAQALNPFLAPGAATASAPVNPFQVNQPQPLTLNQLRGSPVLGGSASFGPSPGVEPVAVASMTSAASHPGLGASSSSLPPLGPAAMNMVGSLGVPPSATQATGTTNPFLL; from the exons ATGACGACCTCGTCCATCAGACGGCAGATGAAAAACATTGTCAACAACTACTCGGAAGCTGAGATAAAAGTGCGGGAAGCCACCTCCAATGACCCATGGGGCCCGTCCAGCTCCCTGATGACAGAGATTGCAGACCTGACCTACAACGTGGTGGCCTTCTCGGAGATCATGAGCATGGTGTGGAAGCGGCTCAACGACCACGGCAAGAACTGGCGGCACGTGTACAAGGCGCTGACGCTGCTTGACTACCTCATCAAGACGGGCTCCGAGCGCGTGGCCCAGCAGTGCCGCGAGAACATCTTTGCCATCCAGACCCTGAAGGACTTCCAGTACGTTGACCGTGACGGCAAGGACCAGGGGGTCAACGTGCGTGAGAAGGCCAAGCAGCTGGTGGCCCTGCTGAAGGACGAGGAGCGGCTTAAGGCCGAGCGGGCCCAGGCTCTCAAGACCAAGGAGCGCATGGCCCAGGTGGCCACTGGCATGGGCAGCAACCAGATCACCTTTGGCCGGGGCTCCAGCCAGCCCAACCTGTCCACCAGCTACTCGGAgcaggagtacggcaaggctgggGGGTCGCCGGCTTCCTACCATGGCT CCACTTCCCCACGGGTGTCCTCGGAGCTGGAGCAGGCGAGGCCGCAGACGAGCGGGGAGGAGGAGCTGCAGCTGCAGCTGGCGCTGGCCATGAGCAGAGAGGTGGCTGAGCAG GAAGAGCGCCTTAGGCGGGGCGATGACCTCAGGCTGCAGATGGCCCTGGAGGAGAGCCGCCGAGACACGGTTAAAGTTCCAAAAAAGAAAGAG CACGGCTCCCACCCGCAGCAGACCACGCTGTTGGACCTGATGGACGCCCTGCCCAGCGCAGGCCCTGCTGCCCAGAAGGCGGAGCCCTGGGGCCCGTCCACCTCCGCCAGCCAGACCAACCCCTGGGGTGCTCCGGCAGCCCCGGCCAGCACTGCGGACCCCTGGCCGTCGTTCG GTGCCAAGCCAGCCGCCTCCGTCGACCCGTGGGGGGCACCCACAGGAGCCGGCACACACTCTGCTCCCAAGGGCTCGGACCCCTGGGCTGCCCCACAGCAGCCAGCCCCCAGCGCTGGGAAAGCCGCTGACCCCTGGGCTGCAGCCTCGGCTGCCAAGCCTGTGTCTTCCTCTG GGTCCTTCGATCTCTTCAGTAATCTGAATGGTACAATTAAAGATGACTTCTCTGAATTTGACAACCTCCGAACTTCAAAAACAGCAG CCAAGGCAGCCTCTCCGCCGACCCAGAACAGTGGAACCTCCAGCCCTGATCCCTTTGAGTCTCAGCCCCTGACTGTCGCCTCGAGCAAGCCCAGTAGTGCCCGGAAAACCCCAGAGTCCTTCCTGGGCCCCAACGCGGCCCTGGTCAACCTGGACTCACTGGTGACCAGGCCAGCCCCGCCAGCACAGGCCCTCAACCCCTTCCTGGCACCAG GTGCCGCCACGGCCTCGGCCCCTGTCAACCCCTTCCAGGTGAACCAGCCGCAGCCGCTGACGCTGAACCAGCTGCGGGGGAGCCCAGTGCTAGGGGGCAGTGCGTCCTTTGGTCCTAGCCCAGGCGTGGAGCCTGTGGCTGTGGCCTCCATGACCTCCGCGGCCTCCCACCCAGGCCTGGGGGCCAGcagctcctccctgcctcctctgggCCCTGCTGCGATGAACATGGTGGGCAGCCTGGGTGTACCCCCGTCGGCAACTCAGGCCACCGGCACAACCAACCCATTCCTCCTCTAG